The following is a genomic window from Thalassophryne amazonica chromosome 14, fThaAma1.1, whole genome shotgun sequence.
gcagggttcaaacgagactgcgctgccctattgatATGCCCCCTCTCGAACCCTGTATGTTTTGGTAAAAGgttattttttgctttgtacaaTTTTTGCTttgtgctgtttggaattttactgtctgttacttttaatatttttgactttaagagtgggtgagtgagtatgGTCTTGATAGCCGACTTGATGAATGACCTGTATTGCCCTTTTTTTGAAGCATAGTTGGTGAGTTTGTTGAATTCAtgtagttattgccccagatctctacacagtaattgaaatCTGTTAAGACAATGGAACAGTATAGGATGCAGAGTGATTTATGATCCAGAACACGTTTTctttaacactgaaatgcttcttgataatttggtttgtatatatttgatTTGTGGTTTCTAACTGATTTCGTCATCTATAATTGCCCcaaggaatttattttcattaaccctTTCAGTCTGCACCCCATCTATCTGTATTTGCACTTGCTCATCTGCAGTCcccaaataacattagttttgttttatttacgtttaatgacaatttgttttggtcaaaccatatttgaaatttgttcatttcttcagtgatttccccaGTATTTCCTCCAGAacaatctgccaaactagaaaactgttgcatcctagtaagggcagaatactactggaggagtgattttgaataatcagcaaAATGGGTGGTGCACTCgctgcaatttattgtctggaatattcCCAGACTGCGTTTTAGAGCTTTAGGATTCAAAattttgtgtgtgttgggggggtctgGTAATTTCAACCCTGAATTAAGTAATGATTATTGCATTTTGTCAGGTGATGACATGAAGTGGTTGAGTGAGGATGCCGTGAGCTTCACAAATTGGGAAGATGCTTCCTCGCTGTCAGATCTTGCACCCACGGATACATGTGTGACTCTACACAGCAGCACGGGGAAATGGGAAAATGTCAGCTGCATGGAAGGACGGGAGAATGGCGTGGTCTGTGAGACGGCTCAGAGTAAGATTTTAATTCATGTTTTTGACATTTATTCAGAGATTTTGTGCAAGAGCAAAGTGCTAGTCTCACACGCTCACTACTCATGTTTTTCTTCTTGtatcattccttttttttttttttctcgttttcGCATTTTTTACTGTTCTCCTCACTATTACTTATTTTCTGCCTGGCCCCCTTTCATTTGCACACACTCAAACAGATGCACATACTCAATGTTGCACCTACTCAATTTCATTTTTCTTCTCTCCATAGGCCATTACATAATTGACACGAGTTATTGACTAATtctttatgaaaattcagtaagatatatcttctattatacattccacttcTAAGGtacaactctactagtgtatactaaagtatatataaatatctaaaaaagtagagaagagaagagtagagccacttaggtgcctggtcttgagaaccagggatggtaggttgaaaagcttttttttatcccatgggaactcttcctacccacctaagcagctcaagaatatggacagcatgtatataagtgatatttacacaatcagggtagtaaacaacatatacaagaagtatagttactacataatattataggagttagctactAAAACcttaatattcatacaggagaagattgtagtaaacatctacctagtctgtagacttgttgtagaactaaattatagctagtaggctaagctataaatatgggtatgttattatagaaacagaagctatgatgtaatatgttttaggtatctatctgcTAGCTTACTATGGGAGGACAAAATCCATCCTATACATGCTTTCCAGTGGAAACTCCAAACTTAGatctattgatatctattaaagaacccataaactgaagaaccattaaaaatctacaccatgtaaattaTGTCTCTTTCATTACTGATTACAATATAATTCAATGAAATATCTTTGGCGTAGGGCTGGGCGatgtgacctaaaattcataccaCGACATAAGttgaatcccttcatggtaactgtatatatcatgatataaacttaagtgtaagtTATAATGGAAGTATTCctgaatgggtcatatagtccctttgcaaagctaaattgattaaaataaacaaatgaaaaacaaaaacagatataattaattttgagcacctgattctctggcttgttagacatgtatttttgtgcTTTGGAATAATCTCATGTcaccattcctgcttctgtccagaaggaggcagtgttagtttgtctgctttGGTGGCGTTTTGTCCAGAAAGACCTCAGAGACACCGCCACGTAggttgatgatcctgattggcttaTGTTGTGGGGTTCCATCAGTGGTAGAGTGGAaggtgtgttttattttgttgttgtttttttgtttgtttgtttttctgctctCCTGCCCCAAGATGGAGCTTTCAGCGCAGTTGAATGAGGGAATGTGAGACTGTTTACTGCGACTTTCTGCAAATACAGGCACCAAAAAATTCCaaatgaccataaaattcacaaaaaaaaacattgccaaaattattcATCAGAATTCAggttatagtaggcctattaacataatttaaaaactcTTATAAAGCTTGAAGCATGCACTTTTAAAACACATTGAAACAGAGACTGAGTCTGATGAATTTAATGAGACAattgcttaattaggtcatgtgatttTTATGTAACCGAATTCATTCAGGCAACTCCAGAGGGTGAAAATAACTTATAATTTTacacgggcgcgatcagacgctacaaattcatgggggtcgcgtggcgacggatgcgccaccatcgcccggtgtgtcgctctgcttttgctgcgaaaatttgccccggtgcgtcatcaaataggaggagcttccattctgctcgccggctccggttgtccgtCAAGTTAACCTGACaacccttgatcacacggagcgagttgctgtggaaagctgacaaccgtcatgagacgttcccaattcagggagtatcgtTATttactgcaggagctgcgtctggatgacggctgctttcagcggtccttccgcctctgcagaacccagtttgaggacctcctgtccctttcacgcgcgcacatgtaaacaattaaaaaaaaaaaaaaaaaaagaaactctgctgcctgctgtggggctgctgcttgctcttcccccaaaaactctgtcataattgtgtttagaaaccagtcaccatttgttttattacacacctctgtagttaattaataaaatattctccacagatgattcgctcgcgcacgcacgtaaaataaaaataaaaagaaactccgctcccactgctgcggggctgctgctcgctccaaaaactctgtcataattgtgtttagaaaccagtcaccatttgctttattatacatctctgtagttaataagtagctaaaataatctccacagacgattcgctcgcgcgcacacgtaagaaaaaaagaaactccactgcttgctgtggggctgtagctcgctcttcccccaaaaactctgtcataattgtgtttagaaaccagtcaccatttgttttattatacatctgtgtagttaataagtaaaatagaaACTCTGCTCCCGCTCCTggggggctgctgcttgctccaaaaactctgtcataattgtgaaataaaggacaaaagagacataagtcctgctcacaggctgctaccagagacaggacatgttcacatcttcattcaaactccagacatctccacgtcactacatattcagtccctgattggtcatcgcggcgcgacgagatgaaaaagttcagatttttcaactcggGGAgtagggcaacgcgacgtgatgcgacgcaatatcgcgccacaaatgcggcagttgctcaaaatcgcttcattcgcgtccatcgcgtcgcgttgcgtgacttggcgccaaaacgcatcgTTCCATagagattacatggcaacctgtcgctgctgtcgctcacgtcgcgcccggtgtgaacgcagcaaggAGAAGTTCTAATCTACtgaggtggagatggagcctgACTGAAGCAGtgactgcagccttttccagtcgttcagagtcactgaggaagatacgATGACGTCATCAACAAGCATTACAGCGATTGATCGGTGTAGTCTAAACTTCTACCGTTGGCCAAATTTATACAGTGAAACGGTTATATCATGTATATATGGCCCACCCCTACTTTGTTGTATTTAATGTTAATGTATTTCATGCTTACATGAGAAATACTGGTTTTCATCCAACATTTTTATTCACTGTAAATCAGTATTATTACCATCTCCCTATATGTGGCTTTAGCACTCAGCGTTGTTAGCCTCAGCACTATGATGATCAAAGCTCTGAACTACATTTTTTCTGCTCCTCCCACAAGTCAAGACACCTGTTAAATGCTTTTCGTATAGATGTCACTGACTATAAAGTTTGTTCACGTCTTTCCCATGAAGACAAGTTGgcaatcatacaaaaaaaaaaaatacattttgattcatgaagtttttcatccagattttaactttgaaggaATAGAATTGAGAATGTAAATAGTCCAGGTTACATGCTTGCATAAATAAGTTACTGTTTAAAGATGTTATATACTGTAAAACCAGTAATGTTGTGATATAATACCGACACCGTCCAAAAAGCGAAAAAACAATGATATGATATTCCCCACTCCTATAtaccaggggtattcaacttgtCCAGAAAGGGCAGGGGGTTGCAGGTTTCTtttgcaaccaccaactccaccaggtgatttcagtgaagtaggtggttgcaaagaaaacctgcaccccctctgccctttctggaggagttgaatacccctggtaTATACTATTACCAAGTATAACAtggaaagtaagtaagtcccatcAGCTTCTTCCTTCTTTTACTCAGGTGTCACCACAGTAAATTTGAGATGGacctgcatgtttatttggcagacatttttcctgacacaactccacagtaCATAAAGAATGTGCAGGGGTGGCctggaactgggaaccttctgtgctGTAAATAAGCACGCAAACCGCTTAGCCACCACCTCCCCTCCAAGTATAATATGCCTAATGGTAATATTTAATAGCCTTATAAGCTGTGAAGCTCCAGGGATCTGTAAGAAAGGACTTGTTCCAATCTAGAAAGGAAAAGGAGATCATATTGTATGGATTGTAAACTCTTGGGGTATCGCACTGCTGCTGTCTGTGCTGGGGAAGATGCTTACAAGGATTACTCTTTATAGATTTTAGTTCCAGCTAGTACTGGCTCAGCAACCGGGACAGTCTGTCTTCGTGCACAAAAAGTTAATCATCGACCGGATTCTAGCCCCGTGAGTATTCGTAGAACGCAAGCATGCATATTGGTGGTGCTTCTTCATTGCCTATGTTGACTTTCAcaaattgttttatttaattgattcatgggatccccaagaagttacaggacatcatagccagcctatacacagatactgtgagtgctttgtggagCAGAAGCAGAGTCCCCGAGTTTTTctcagtgaaaactggtgttcatcagggatgtgttttggCTCCTACACTGCTTTCTTGGACTGGATGTTTTGCTTAATACCTGTGTTTTCGTAAATGACGTATTGAAGTATATGGGCAGTGATGGTTACATCGTCTGAAACAGACGTTGATTGGTAAATAAATGAAGCATAAATGAGCCTTTTGTCATCACGttaactgaaaataaagtctTCTGCTTCATATCATTTTACTCACCAGCGTTAAGAAGTTCTGTGTCTGcccactctccatgtaatgtagagttgtatcaggaagggcagccggtgtaaaacttgtgccaaatacacaTGCAAATCTATATTGGGTATGTTGTTGTGGCCCCCAaaggaaaaagggagaagccaaaagttaTTTTGTAAGACGAGTCCTTTTTTCTATTGTGAGCCCAATTTCTTCATGCCTGAGCCCGTGAAACACAGTTTTGCCTGACAATGactcttttgtgatttttttgtttcaCAGAAGTGGAGGAAGCCAAACAGAGTAAGTAGACCTttgagccgtgtgtgtgtgttttgttttgtttgtttgtttgttttaaagcttgtTTATGTCGCTGACCTTTTTTTGCATTGTTCCTTGTCCTCCTCAGAACCGAACGTGCTACTGTCCGCCCTCATCATTCTGAGTGTGGTCGCCATTATCGGGATCTCAGCGGCTATTTGGTTCGTGCACCAGAAGCACAGTCTTGGTTCCAGTATCTTCACTGCATTTGAGCACCACCCTCCGTTCCGACTCCTGGACACGGACCAAGCCTGCCTGGTGGAGGCTGAGGAGACCAACAGCGTGCCATAGGAGAAGTTTAACCTACATCCACCACGAGAAACATCaggttttcctcactgtgtgtgtgtgcatgaaaagAGAAACCCTTTTTGAGAACACTTACTGAAGCAGGTTTGTTGTTGTAGCTCAGAGCTACGGGTTGCTCTGTTACCTACTCTCTGTGGGACGGCAACATCTCACTGCTTTTTTTGTCATCAGCTCTCAAGAAGACTCACAACAATCAATTGTATAATTTTTCAATCATTTTCACTTGCGTGTTTATCAGCTGATACTCCACACACAGTTTGTCAggttgatttttttgttgttaaatatGCACTACACTTTGATAGCCATATTACAATTCATCACAGACACGATTTATTTCTCACTGAAATTATCTGAAGAGCAAAGCATTTGTGAGCAGATCAGTATTCATTAAGTAATGTTCATGTGAGCTCGTGTTTTTAATCGGTCCTAATGAGACTCTCATAACATTATACACGTTTTCTTGGTTGCTTGGTCCGAAAAAAGCTCATTTTGATCTTTGTAATTGCTTGTTGTTTTCCAAACCTGTCTTAGATCAAACCTGCCAAagagattttgattttttttttttttttttttttttttttgcgagttCTGTCCATATGTTGCCAGATGCTGAATAATAAAGCTCTCATTTTGCCCATTCTACACAAAAAGAAATGCTACAGCTGATGCTGATAGTTTACTTATTTTAGCTATAATTTTTTTGACTGTGAGACTCTGAAATGTGTAATGAAGATGAAATGATTTTAATTGGTGTTGTCCACGTCTTTCCAGAAATGTTCCAGTTCTTTTTGATCATTGAGACCTTCATGTGGACAGTCTTACAAGCAAATACTGTTACCAGAAATCTCCAATTGATATGCCAAAACTAGCAAATAAGACTGAAAGTTTCTGCTATGACACTTGGACGGCATTAAATATTGCATGTTTTCTTTGTAATTTTGGTGATGCCCCTTTATTTACAAATAATTAGTTATGATTTTATTGCTGAATTGGCCAACAGATATGCTGTGCATTTGTTGAATGTAAGTTAATCATGAATCTTCTAAAATATACTGGTAAGATTCTCATTGTTATTTGTATGAGTGTGTTGATTTGTTGGTTCTTACACATTCACAACAACTTTAATACCTTTTTATGGAATGCCAGGTTAATTAAAGgatgtataggttgaagagatttgtattctgtttttatttacactttacacaacatcccaacttcattggaattggggttgtatatcacaGGTCTGTAGTTTCGTCTCTGCGGCTGTAGACATATTGACATGTTGGCCTATTTCACACGTGCCATCTCAGTGTTTTAAAGACATGACATATAGTAATGTAATGGCCAGGATTAAAATTTGCCCTGCTGGGTCACAACATATCATTTAAAAAGCCTGTGGTTTACCAAATGTCCATGAAAGACATCAAACAAGAAGACAAATTAGTCTTAGTGTCTGTCCACCCAGATCCTCTGTCAGTGCTGTCTTTACCTTTTGTCAAAATTTTCTCTGATGGCCTGTTTCTGGATTATCCATAATTCACAACTGTAAATTGTACTTGTTACAAgaaaattctctccttccataCATTTTTTCCAGCAAAATTTCATATCGTAAAACTCAAGAACcgtaaaactcaagaaccataaaactcaAAATTGAATTTTTGTATATATTAATGCCAGGAGCTCAAACCTGTGGGTGTCAAAAAGTCATCCTTTTCTTATATTTAtaagtgtcttttttttcttcttcttttttttactgaatttttgggtttcaagtaggaaataccAGAAGCCCTGAACTGCTCACATCACCTGctagatggcaacaaaagctgctcaaatgtgcagcaaggtctgtttattcatttgagacgtTAACTTCCgatgaaaataagatgggctgacagccaaacaTCAACTTACCATTGTGTCCCCTGACCTTATGGGCAACTTAACTTGTATGAAATAATCAAAATTCAGAGTTTTGAAGATACAAGATTTCGAAATTTAAACATCACAATTTTGGAAAATCATAATTGTGACTTAAAAAGTGATATTCTGTTAATGATTTACAGagttcatacaacccctggcaaaaattatggaatcactggcctcggaggatgttcattcagttgtttaattttgtagaaaaaagcagatcacagacatgacacaaaactaaagtcatttaaaatggcaactttctggctttaagaaacactataagaaatcaggaaaaaaactgtggcagtcagtaacagttacttttttagaccaagcagagggaaaaaataatggactcactcaattctgaggataaattatggaatcaccctgtaaattttcatccccaaaactaacacctgcatcaaatcagatctgctcgttagtctgcatctaaaaaggagtgatcacaccttggagagctgttgcaccaagtggactgacatgaatcatggctccaacacgagagatgtcaattgaaacaaaggagaggattatcaaacttaaaagagggtaaatcatcacgcaatgttgcaaaagatgttggttgttcacagtcagctgtgtctaaactctggaccaaatacaaacatgggaaggttgttaaaggcaaacatactggtagaccaaggaagacatcaaagcgtcaagacagaaaacttaaagcaatacttgtatgtctcaaaaatcgaaaatgcacaacaaacaaatgaggaacgaatgggaggaaactggagtcaacgtctgtgaccgaactgtaagaaaccacctaaaggaaatgggatttacatacagaaaagctaaacgaaagccatcattaacacctaaacagaaaaaaacaaggttacaatgggctaaggaaaagcattcgtggactgtggatgactggatgaaagtcatattcagtgatgaatctcgaatctgcattgggcaaggtgatgatgctggaacttttgtttggtgccgttccaatgagatttataaagatgactgcctgaagagaacatgtaactttccacagtcattgatgatatggggctgcatgtcaggtaaaggcactggggagatggctgtcattacatcatcaataaatgcacaagtttactttgatattttggacacttttcttatcccatcaattgaaaggatgtttggggatgatgaaatcatttttcaagatgataatgcagctTGCCATAgaacgaaaactgtgaaaacattccttgcaaaaagacacatagggtcaacgtCATGGCCTGCATATAGTCCGGAtctttgaaaatctttggtggaagttgaagaaaatggtccatgacaaggctccaacctgcaaagctgatctggcaacagcaatcagagaaagttggagccagattgatgaagagtactgtttgttactcattaagtccatacctcagagactgcaagctgttataaaagccagaggaggtgcaacaaaatactagtgatgtgttggagcgttcttttgtttttcatgattccataattttttcctcggaattgagtgattccatatttttttccctgtgcttggtctaaaaaggtaaccgttactgactgccacaattttttttcctgatttcttatagtgtttcttaaagccagaaagttgccatttgaaatgactttagttttgtgtcatgtctgtgatctgctttttttctacaaaattaaacaactgaatgaacatcctccgaggccggtgattccataatttttgccaggggtgtagtTTTAAGATCGCGGATACAAACGGCAAAAAATGAGATTCCTTTGtctggtatctgggcttacactcctggacagcgtGAGAAGATCAACTATCTGGGAGGGTGCCGCTGtttcttcgcattgaaaggaaccagttgaggtggttctggcatctg
Proteins encoded in this region:
- the cd302 gene encoding CD302 antigen, whose product is METLKKCRFRSFLCCVVVFCVDTQFGLAGDCPADGRTWVPLGQRCYHFVHGQEDKVKSYTFEMAKTLCQGFELLSIQSTEENNFVIKYSPEVWKGNVNVWLSMYYDTDSDDMKWLSEDAVSFTNWEDASSLSDLAPTDTCVTLHSSTGKWENVSCMEGRENGVVCETAQKVEEAKQKPNVLLSALIILSVVAIIGISAAIWFVHQKHSLGSSIFTAFEHHPPFRLLDTDQACLVEAEETNSVP